From Trichoderma atroviride chromosome 1, complete sequence, one genomic window encodes:
- a CDS encoding uncharacterized protein (EggNog:ENOG41) translates to MEDSERRTKRSRFDQTEPEPRRASRFDRRSRSPPTRRHEGRDRSPLPKDDSSETKKPAVDAAAAAAAAAAKINAQLQARKAPQHVDVPPIRSSGAQSDKPGDNEMKPDMYVADGDFIQDIEVNDLRNRYLLTKGSTQEMIRSETGADVTTRGSYYPNKSMATATNPPLYLHITSTSKAGLESAVEKINDLIKQELPQLVDERRFRRRDQEERPQVERDEFGRRKWPDEKIPITLEPIPGFNLRAQVVGHGGAYVKHIQQETGCRVQIKGRGSGYLEAATNCESDEDMFLHVTGPDPNMVTKAKELCEDLIANVKEQYEEFKARPPRYNNDRGGYGDHHHHRGSHDRSHGGSHHNSYNSYNRYNSDSGASNSPAPAASNQQSANDYAAQYAQYYNGADPYAAYGGYANYVALYQQYYGGQSSQAAAPGQSASPPPPPPPAEAAPPPPPPPSSAPPPPPPSGPPPPGGSFSAVPPPPGL, encoded by the exons ATGGAGGATTCTGAGCGACGAACAAAGCGATCTCGTTTCGACCAGACGGAGCCTGAGCCCAGACGAGCCTCTAGATTTGACAGGCGCTCTCGATCTCCGCCCACGCGCCGCCACGAAGGCAGAGACCGCAGTCCGCTGCCCAAGGATGATTCTTCCGAGACAAAGAAGCCCGCAGtagatgctgctgcggccgctG ctgccgccgctgccaagatCAATGCTCAGCTGCAGGCGCGAAAGGCTCCCCAGCATGTGGATGTCCCCCCGATCAGGTCTTCGGGCGCGCAGTCCGACAAGCCAGGCGACAATGAGATGAAGCCCGATATGTATGTTGCCGACGGCGACTTCATTCAAGACATCGAAGTCAACGACCTGCGAAATCGATACCTGTTGACTAAGGGCTCTACTCAAGAAATG ATTCGAAGCGAGACTGGCGCTG ATGTCACCACCCGTGGTAGCTATTACCCAAACAAGAGCATGGCAACTGCAACG AATCCTCCTTTATATCTTCACATCACCAGCACTTCCAAGGCTGGTCTCGAATCCGCTGTGGAAAAAATCAACGATCTCATCAAGCAGGAGCTTCCCCAGCTAGTCGATGAACGAAGATTCCGACGCAGAGACCAGGAGGAGCGGCCGCAAGTTGAACGAGATGAATTTGGACGA CGCAAATGGCCCGATGAGAAGATTCCTATTACTCTTGAGCCAATTCCAGGATTCAACCTACGTGCTCAAGTAgttggccatggcggtgCCTACGTAAAACACATTCAACAAGAGACCGGCTGTCGAGTTCAAATCAAGGGCCGAGGCTCAGGCTATTTGGAGGCTGCCACAAACTGTGAAAGCGACGAGGACATGTTCCTTCATGTCAC AGGACCTGATCCCAATATGGTCACCAAAGCCAAGGAGCTCTGCGAAGACTTGATTGCCAACGTCAAGGAGCAGTACGAGGAATTCAAAGCTCGGCCGCCTCGTTATAACAATGATCGTGGCGGTTATGGCgaccaccatcaccacaggGGCTCCCACGACCGATCGCATGGCGGATCTCACCACAATTCGTACAATTCGTATAACAGATACAACTCCGATTCTGGTGCCTCCAACAGCCccgctccagcagccagcaaccAGCAGAGCGCAAACGACTATGCTGCTCAATATGCTCAATACTATAATGGCGCCGATCCCTACGCCGCATATGGAGGATACGCTAA CTATGTCGCCTTGTATCAACAGTACTATGGAGGTCAGAGCTcacaagcagcagccccagGCCAATCCGcctctcctccgccgcctccgcctcctgccgaagcagctcctcctccaccacctcctccaaGCTCTGCACCACCGCCTCCGCCACCATCCGGACCACCGCCTCCTGGTGGAAGCTTTAGTGCT GTTCCGCCTCCTCCAGGGCTTTAA
- a CDS encoding uncharacterized protein (EggNog:ENOG41~SECRETED:SignalP(1-20)~CAZy:PL20): MVAFKSLFAAAMALLPAVSATRTFYNDGHLNGFDFVRHEAQGTVSEVSNVVYKGTSALKMTQTYLGTSYHDRYHSEVDHNQGYKRGDELFYGFTFRLSDTWETSSQSYNLAQFIANRPGAGCGGDDWMPSTMIWTQNGQLYARYVNGHYRQPNCGRNIVTRPNLAAINPGQWHKVILQIKWASDGTGYFKVWFDDVKVHEEYNISTTLDDDSLFQFRIGLYANSWHDDNKMVGSQSFRQVWYDEVAVGTTFADVDPGAPN, translated from the coding sequence ATGGTTGCCTTCAAGTCCcttttcgccgccgccatggctctTCTGCCAGCGGTCAGCGCCACCCGCACCTTTTACAACGACGGTCACCTCAACGGCTTTGACTTTGTTCGCCACGAAGCTCAGGGCACCGTCTCTGAAGTTTCCAACGTCGTCTACAAGGGCACCTCGGCCCTCAAGATGACCCAGACCTACCTCGGAACCTCGTACCACGACCGCTACCACTCCGAGGTCGACCACAACCAAGGCTACAAGCGTGGCGACGAGCTCTTCTACGGCTTCACGTTCCGCCTCTCCGACACGTGGGAGACGTCCAGCCAGTCCTACAACCTTGCGCAGTTCATTGCCAACCGCCCCGGCgctggctgtggcggcgACGACTGGATGCCCTCCACCATGATCTGGACGCAGAACGGCCAGCTGTACGCTCGCTACGTCAACGGCCACTACCGCCAGCCCAACTGCGGCCGCAACATCGTCACCCGCCCCAACCTGGCCGCCATCAACCCGGGCCAGTGGCACAAGGTCATTCTCCAGATCAAGTGGGCGTCCGATGGCACCGGCTACTTCAAGGTCTGGTTCGACGACGTCAAGGTGCACGAGGAGTacaacatctccaccaccctcgacgacgacagcctcTTCCAGTTCCGCATCGGCCTCTACGCCAACAGCTGGCACGACGACAACAAGATGGTTGGTAGCCAGAGCTTCCGCCAGGTCTGGTACGATGAGGTTGCTGTTGGCACCACCTTTGCCGATGTCGACCCCGGCGCGCCCAACTAA
- a CDS encoding uncharacterized protein (EggNog:ENOG41): MICPPDAAKRIRDVRIEAEMKTPGVGGTQKLELGPANIHGATPAGGVDLEPGGTLQRIVGFDLKEEGNHVLAVTVSYSEATETSGRTRTFRKLYQFICKASLIVRTKVSALEASANNSNYRKWVLEAQLENCSEDIIQLEKVVLDVEEGLGYQDCNWLSEGDKKPVVHPGEIEQVCFLVHEEGTDAGGGLRLTSDGRLIFGVLGIGWRGEMGCRGFLSTGKLGARVAAR, encoded by the coding sequence ATGATTTGCCCCCCCGATGCGGCGAAGCGCATACGAGATGTCCGTATCGAGgctgagatgaagacgccTGGCGTGGGAGGAACGCAGAAGCTCGAACTCGGGCCTGCGAATATCCACGGCGCGACGCCTGCGGGAGGGGTGGATCTTGAGCCGGGTGGGACGCTGCAGAGGATTGTAGGCTTTGACTTGAAAGAGGAAGGGAACCACGTCTTGGCTGTGACGGTGAGCTACTCTGAGGCTACGGAGACGAGTGGGCGGACGCGGACTTTTAGGAAGCTATATCAATTTATCTGCAAGGCGTCGCTTATTGTGAGGACAAAGGTAAGTGCCCTGGAGGCCAGTGCAAACAACAGCAACTACAGAAAATGGGTGCTCGAGGCGCAGTTGGAGAATTGCAGTGAGGACATCATACAGCTGGAAAAGGTGGTACTGGATGTGGAGGAGGGCCTGGGCTATCAGGACTGCAACTGGCTCTCGGAGGGAGATAAAAAGCCGGTGGTGCACCCGGGCGAGATTGAGCAGGTTTGCTTCCTGGTGCATGAGGAGGGTACAGATGCCGGCGGTGGCCTACGACTCACATCGGACGGAAGATTGATCTTTGGCGTCCTGGGCATTGGATGGAGGGGAGAGATGGGTTGCCGAGGATTTCTATCGACGGGCAAGCTTGGTGCTCGGGTCGCAGCTCGGTGA